A section of the Clostridium sp. TW13 genome encodes:
- a CDS encoding methyl-accepting chemotaxis protein, whose amino-acid sequence MDNNSIDYRDFFNEELTDEEILRSFAVVMPYINKLTINEGALTLADTSKCIHYVKPDNVDFHFEYGSKPVSALKEALDTNKSVVEVIPEEVFGAPLKLVALPIRNAEGKLIGAITNGVNTTVNSNLTKSISNLADSVNNITSSVNQMSASSVSLAQYGQNVIKLTEETKETVEKTRQVIEIIEDIAKQTNLLGLNAAIESSRAGEHGKGFSVVASEVRKLASKSKESATVIRDVIDQINKSIETISQAIQETAAISQEQAATTQEVTASVETINGSIQELNNQVKNVF is encoded by the coding sequence ATGGACAACAATTCAATTGATTACAGAGATTTTTTTAACGAGGAATTGACAGATGAGGAGATACTTAGAAGTTTTGCTGTTGTCATGCCATACATAAACAAGTTAACAATTAATGAAGGGGCGTTAACTTTAGCAGATACTAGTAAGTGTATTCACTATGTTAAGCCAGATAATGTGGATTTTCATTTTGAGTATGGTTCAAAACCTGTTAGTGCTTTGAAAGAAGCTTTAGACACTAATAAGTCTGTAGTAGAAGTTATACCAGAAGAAGTATTTGGTGCACCACTAAAATTAGTTGCATTGCCAATAAGAAATGCAGAGGGAAAATTAATTGGTGCAATAACTAATGGAGTTAACACTACCGTAAATTCAAATTTAACAAAGAGCATATCTAACTTAGCAGATTCAGTGAATAATATAACATCAAGTGTAAATCAAATGTCAGCTTCATCTGTAAGTCTTGCTCAATATGGACAAAATGTTATAAAGCTTACTGAAGAAACTAAAGAAACGGTGGAAAAAACTAGACAAGTAATTGAGATAATAGAAGATATAGCAAAGCAAACTAATTTATTAGGACTTAATGCAGCTATAGAATCATCAAGAGCAGGAGAACATGGAAAGGGATTTTCAGTTGTTGCTTCTGAAGTAAGAAAACTTGCAAGTAAGAGCAAAGAATCTGCTACAGTAATAAGAGATGTAATAGATCAAATTAATAAATCAATAGAAACAATTTCACAAGCTATTCAAGAGACTGCAGCAATCAGCCAAGAACAAGCAGCTACAACACAAGAAGTTACAGCTTCAGTAGAAACAATAAATGGCAGCATACAAGAATTAAATAACCAAGTTAAGAATGTATTTTAG
- a CDS encoding winged helix-turn-helix transcriptional regulator: MEYEKICKYECPIDFTLNLIGGKWKVLIIWELGMGTKRFTQLERLLPGVTRKVLIQQLKELELYQIIERKVYPQIPPKVEYSLTAQGKELFPVFDSLYKWGQKQIDFLNEQIDEQLECSNVRNS, translated from the coding sequence ATGGAGTATGAGAAAATATGTAAATATGAGTGTCCTATTGATTTCACTTTGAATTTAATTGGGGGCAAGTGGAAGGTTTTAATTATTTGGGAACTTGGCATGGGAACCAAGAGGTTTACTCAATTAGAAAGATTATTGCCAGGTGTTACTCGAAAGGTTCTTATTCAACAATTAAAGGAACTTGAGTTATATCAAATTATTGAGAGAAAGGTTTATCCTCAAATACCTCCCAAGGTGGAATATTCATTAACAGCTCAAGGTAAGGAGCTTTTTCCTGTATTTGATTCCCTTTATAAATGGGGACAAAAGCAAATAGATTTCTTGAATGAACAAATAGATGAACAGTTAGAATGCAGTAATGTTAGAAATAGTTAG
- a CDS encoding beta-glucoside-specific PTS transporter subunit IIABC: MKYEKLAKDIIENVGGKENVNSLTHCVTRLRFKLKDESKANTEVLKNMDGVVTVIKSGGQYQVVIGNHVPDVYKDVVIIGGFGATSEEGEQPEEKMSAFNKFIDIISGVFTPVLGVLCATGMIKGFNALFITLKWLSPTSGTYAILNAIGDSLFYFFPIFLGYTSAKKFKGSEFIGMAIGACLVYPTLSTLTAGKPLYTLFASTMIESPIFVTFLGIPVILMTYSSSVIPIILATYVGVKIEKWFRKIIPDVVKTFLVPFCTLLIIVPLTLIVIGPIATWAGKLLGSATASIYALSPIIAGLLLGAFWQVFVIFGLHWGLVPILINNLAVLKYDPVLALMFGASFAQTGVVLAILLKTKNTKLKSLCIPAFISGIFGVTEPAIYGVTLPRKKPFIISCIGAGIGGAILGAMGSKLYMFGGMGIFGIPSYIGPAGMDTGFYGAIISIIVSFLLGFLIMFFAGFKDEQPSEGKKEEKREGALVKQETVVSPLRGEVKNLSEIQDEAFSKGLLGKGIAIVPKEGKVVAPVDGVITTFFPTGHAIGITSNSGAEILVHIGMDTVELEGKYFYPKAKQGDTIKAGQVLLEFDMEGIQKEGYSLISPIVVTNSESYQDVIRTNKNNIDYNEELLTVMI, from the coding sequence ATGAAGTACGAGAAACTAGCCAAAGACATAATAGAAAATGTTGGTGGTAAGGAAAATGTTAATAGTTTGACTCACTGTGTTACGCGTTTACGTTTCAAATTAAAAGATGAAAGTAAAGCAAACACAGAAGTATTAAAAAACATGGATGGTGTTGTTACTGTTATAAAAAGTGGAGGACAATATCAAGTTGTTATCGGGAACCATGTCCCTGATGTCTATAAAGATGTTGTTATTATAGGTGGCTTTGGAGCAACTTCTGAAGAAGGAGAACAACCTGAAGAAAAAATGAGTGCATTTAACAAGTTTATAGACATTATATCAGGTGTATTTACTCCAGTGTTAGGTGTTTTATGTGCCACAGGTATGATTAAAGGATTTAATGCGTTATTTATAACTCTAAAATGGCTCTCTCCTACATCAGGAACATATGCTATTTTAAATGCAATAGGAGATAGCTTGTTTTATTTCTTCCCAATATTCTTAGGATACACATCAGCCAAGAAATTTAAAGGCAGTGAATTTATTGGAATGGCAATAGGAGCTTGTTTAGTTTATCCTACATTATCTACATTAACTGCAGGTAAGCCATTGTATACATTATTTGCTAGTACTATGATTGAATCACCTATTTTTGTAACTTTTTTAGGGATTCCAGTTATATTGATGACTTATTCATCATCAGTTATACCTATTATTTTAGCTACTTATGTGGGAGTAAAAATAGAAAAATGGTTTAGAAAGATAATACCAGATGTAGTAAAAACTTTCTTAGTGCCATTTTGTACATTGCTAATTATTGTTCCTTTAACATTAATAGTTATTGGACCTATTGCAACATGGGCAGGTAAGCTACTTGGATCAGCAACAGCTTCAATTTATGCATTAAGCCCAATTATTGCAGGTTTATTATTAGGTGCATTCTGGCAAGTGTTTGTTATATTTGGATTACACTGGGGATTAGTACCTATACTAATTAATAACTTAGCTGTTTTAAAATACGATCCAGTTTTAGCGCTTATGTTCGGAGCTTCCTTTGCTCAAACTGGTGTAGTATTAGCAATTTTACTTAAGACAAAGAATACTAAATTAAAATCATTGTGTATCCCAGCATTTATTTCTGGTATATTTGGTGTTACAGAACCAGCTATATATGGTGTAACATTGCCTCGTAAGAAACCATTTATTATAAGTTGTATTGGTGCAGGAATAGGTGGTGCTATTCTAGGAGCGATGGGAAGTAAATTGTATATGTTTGGTGGTATGGGGATTTTTGGAATACCTAGCTATATAGGACCAGCTGGTATGGATACTGGTTTCTACGGTGCTATTATATCTATAATAGTTAGTTTCTTGTTAGGATTTTTAATAATGTTCTTTGCAGGCTTTAAGGATGAACAACCGAGTGAAGGAAAGAAAGAAGAAAAAAGAGAAGGTGCATTAGTTAAGCAAGAAACAGTTGTCAGCCCATTAAGAGGTGAGGTTAAGAACTTAAGTGAGATACAAGACGAAGCCTTCTCAAAGGGATTGTTAGGTAAAGGAATTGCAATAGTACCTAAAGAGGGTAAAGTTGTTGCACCTGTTGATGGTGTTATTACAACATTTTTCCCAACAGGCCATGCAATTGGAATTACAAGCAACAGTGGAGCAGAAATATTGGTTCATATAGGTATGGATACAGTTGAATTAGAGGGGAAATATTTTTATCCAAAAGCAAAACAAGGAGATACTATAAAAGCAGGGCAAGTACTTTTAGAGTTTGATATGGAAGGTATACAAAAAGAGGGGTACTCTTTAATATCTCCGATAGTAGTCACAAATTCAGAAAGTTATCAAGATGTTATTAGAACAAATAAAAATAACATTGATTATAATGAAGAATTGCTAACAGTGATGATTTAA